In Candidatus Hydrogenedentota bacterium, a single genomic region encodes these proteins:
- a CDS encoding SIS domain-containing protein codes for MPALSTLEQEVLQGLTNRRPDLAGCVDKLLELHDTLVQCYEGGGTLFTCGNGGSNADALHIVGELNKSFERLRPLSPELKGKFAGLPFGEELANNLEAGLSSHALGFNGALKTAVENDNPIRDIAFAQELNALVRPGDVLLAISTSGNANNCLMAMSTAKAYGATAVSLTGPKGGKMAEFADIAIKAPGDSTKIIQEGHIALWHTMCLLIEVHYFPDMRV; via the coding sequence ATGCCCGCCCTCTCAACCCTCGAACAGGAAGTACTCCAGGGACTTACCAACCGCCGACCCGACCTCGCCGGATGCGTGGACAAGCTACTGGAACTCCACGACACGCTGGTCCAATGCTATGAAGGGGGGGGCACCCTTTTTACCTGCGGCAACGGCGGATCCAACGCCGATGCGCTCCACATCGTGGGCGAACTGAACAAGAGCTTTGAGCGGCTGCGCCCCCTGAGCCCCGAACTCAAGGGGAAATTCGCCGGCCTGCCTTTTGGCGAAGAGCTCGCCAACAACCTCGAAGCGGGCCTGTCTTCCCACGCCCTCGGCTTCAACGGTGCGCTGAAAACGGCGGTGGAAAATGACAACCCCATCCGCGACATCGCGTTCGCGCAGGAACTCAACGCCCTCGTCCGCCCCGGCGATGTGCTCCTGGCCATTTCCACCTCCGGCAACGCCAACAACTGCCTCATGGCCATGTCTACCGCGAAAGCCTATGGCGCCACGGCGGTCTCCCTCACCGGCCCGAAGGGCGGCAAGATGGCCGAATTCGCGGATATCGCCATCAAGGCCCCCGGCGACTCCACCAAGATCATCCAGGAAGGGCACATCGCCCTGTGGCACACCATGTGCCTCCTGATTGAAGTGCACTATTTCCCCGACATGCGGGTGTAG
- a CDS encoding MBOAT family protein, which yields MLFNSMHFCVYFPIVVGLYFLIPKSTRWAWLLAASYYFYMAWEPGYVLLLWLSTLLDFTAALQIGKARSPRARNTWLAATLGSNLGMLFFFKYYNFFSDSLGAFSERVGFAIDLPHSEFLLPIGISFYTFQTMSYTIDVYRGVIPPERHLGRFALYICFFPQLVAGPIERAKDLLPQMKLERDFDYTRATDGLRLMAWGFFKKMVIADRLAMVVEHVYRDPENHGGPALAIATLCFAYQIYCDFSGYSDIAVGAARVLGVRLSTNFNRPYAAASIAEFWRRWHISLSTWFRDYVYLPLGGNRVSSRRWAVNIIAVFAISGLWHGAHWKFLLWGLIHGAALLLEHALARRFPATTRLPRAVKVAMTFAIANFAWIFFRADSLADAWLVIANLPRGWGVLLAPEFWNRSIKTLGLPPGALLFALVAMIVCELVQHAQARAPLQPWFRARPVALRWAVYTAIFWTLFLGGIFRQTEFIYFEF from the coding sequence ATGCTATTCAACTCCATGCACTTCTGCGTCTACTTTCCCATCGTGGTGGGGCTGTACTTCCTCATCCCGAAGTCGACGCGCTGGGCCTGGCTGCTGGCGGCAAGCTACTACTTCTACATGGCCTGGGAGCCCGGCTATGTGCTGCTCCTCTGGCTTTCCACCCTGCTGGACTTCACCGCCGCACTACAGATCGGAAAAGCCCGCTCGCCCCGGGCGCGCAATACCTGGCTCGCCGCCACCCTCGGCTCCAACCTGGGCATGCTCTTCTTCTTCAAATACTACAACTTCTTCAGCGACTCCCTCGGGGCCTTCTCAGAGCGGGTCGGCTTCGCCATCGACTTGCCCCACTCCGAATTCCTTCTGCCCATCGGTATTTCCTTCTACACTTTCCAGACGATGAGCTACACCATCGACGTCTATCGCGGCGTCATTCCCCCCGAACGCCACCTCGGCCGATTCGCCCTCTACATCTGCTTCTTCCCCCAACTCGTCGCCGGCCCCATCGAGCGCGCCAAAGATCTCCTGCCCCAGATGAAGCTGGAGCGCGATTTCGACTATACCCGCGCCACCGACGGCCTGCGCCTCATGGCCTGGGGCTTCTTCAAGAAAATGGTCATCGCCGATCGCCTCGCCATGGTCGTGGAGCACGTCTATCGCGATCCGGAAAACCACGGCGGCCCGGCGCTCGCCATTGCCACGCTCTGCTTCGCCTATCAGATTTACTGCGACTTCTCCGGTTACAGCGATATCGCCGTGGGCGCCGCGCGGGTGCTCGGCGTCCGCCTTTCCACCAATTTCAACCGCCCCTATGCCGCCGCCTCCATCGCCGAATTCTGGCGGCGCTGGCATATCTCCCTCTCCACCTGGTTTCGCGACTATGTCTACCTCCCTCTCGGCGGCAATCGCGTTTCTTCCAGGCGCTGGGCCGTCAACATCATCGCCGTCTTTGCCATCAGCGGACTGTGGCACGGGGCCCACTGGAAATTTCTTCTATGGGGACTGATCCACGGCGCTGCGCTCCTCTTGGAACACGCCCTGGCGCGGCGCTTCCCCGCCACCACCCGACTGCCCCGCGCTGTCAAGGTCGCCATGACCTTCGCCATCGCAAACTTCGCCTGGATATTCTTTCGCGCGGACTCCCTCGCCGACGCCTGGCTTGTCATCGCCAACCTGCCCCGGGGCTGGGGCGTGCTCCTCGCCCCCGAATTCTGGAACCGCTCCATCAAGACCCTGGGCTTGCCCCCCGGCGCTCTCCTCTTCGCGCTCGTCGCCATGATCGTCTGCGAGCTCGTGCAACACGCCCAGGCCCGCGCGCCCCTT